The following nucleotide sequence is from Thermostaphylospora chromogena.
CGCCATACCAGGTCTCGATCAGGCGGCGCGCTATCGAGACCTGCGGCGGGAGCCGCACCTCCCCGGCGTGCAGGGCGGCCGCCAGCTCGTCCCTGGTGAACCAGCGCGCCTCGGCGATCTCCTCCACGTCGCAGGTGATCTCGGTCGAGACGGCACGGGCGAAGAACCCCAACATGAGACTGCGCGGGAACGGCCACGGCTGGCTGCCCATGTACCGAGGCGCGGTCACGGTGACGCCGACCTCCTCGGCGACCTCCCGGATCACCGCGTGCTCCAGCGACTCCCCCGGTTCGACGAAACCAGCCAGCACCGAGAAGCGGCCTTCCGGCCACTGCGGTCCCCTGGCGAGCAGACAGCGGTCCAGGTCATCGCGGACCAGCATGATCACCGCAGGGTCCACGCGGGGGAAGTGCTGGCTGGAGTCCGCGGGACAGACACGTATGTGCCCGCCCGCCCGCACCTCCGTACGGCTTCCGCAGCGCGGGCAGAACTCGTGCGTGGCGTGCCACGCCTCCAGCGCGACCGCGTAGACCATCAGGCCCGCGTCGCGGTCGTTCAGCAGCGCGCCCGCCTGACGCAGCCCCGCCGACACGACCTCGCCGTCGGCGACCTCCGCCAGCCGCATCGGCGTCGCCATGCGCTGCGCGCCGTCGCCGCCCACCCGCCGCACCCCCTCCCCCACGGCGGGCAAGGGCGCGGCCACGGCGAAGTAGGCGACCCCCTCGGCGTCGACGCCGAGCAGGTAACGCTCGCCGGCGGGCGCCCGGTGGGGGGCGAGGAACACGATGCGTGCCTCCTCGCCGTCACGTCGCAGGAGGGTACGCCCGTTCTCGACGACCATGACGCGCGTGGACTCCTCGGCCCACAGGCGTTTCAGACGCTCGGCGTCCCCGCGGAGCGCGGCGGCCCGATCGATTGCGCTGCGCGCCAGCAGGAGCGGTCCAACCAGTCCTTCTTCGGTTACGTTCTCCACGCACCCACCCCTCCGCAAACGCAGCCCATCCTATGCCGCCGCCGCAATCCACCCCACCGGCCCGAGAGCGTCCTTTACCCGCCCGCCTCCCGGTCGCGGGCCCCCACCCGGCCCGCGACCGATGGCTCCGGAGAACCCGCGGCCGGTGACGGTCAGCGCCTCTCCTCGGCGTTCGCGGCGAAGACCACGATGTTGTCGCGGCAGCTGCGGCGGGTCCTGTCGAAGGAGCCGCCGCAGGTGATGAGCCGCAGCTCGGGACGGCCACGCGAGCCGTACACCTCGGCGTCGGGAACTCGGCTCTTCGGATGGCGCGCCAGGCGGCGGACGGTGAACACGACGGCGGTCCCGTCGGCGCGCTCCACGCGGATCTCGTCTCCCTTGCGGAGTTTCCCGAGCCGGTAGAAGACGGCGGGACCGGTTCGGTGTCGGTGTGCAGCGCCGCCGGGGCGAGGTGAACGTACGGCGGTGCGGTCCGCCGTCCAGGATGGTGAGGAACGTCTCGTACCGGTCAGGCGTGTTGACGGTGAGGACCGGGGCGACCGGCAGGAGCATCCGCCCGACGATCCGTGCGCGGGGGCTCACCGGTCAGTCGTCTCCGTCGTCGTCGCTCCTGGGCGGGGTGACCGGGGCCGCCGCCTTCTTCTCCTTCTTCTCCTTCTTCTCCGCTCTCGGCTCGGTGGAGGATGGCGAGGGGGCGGCTTTCTCCGTGGCGGGGGCGTTCTCCTCAGAGGGTGCGGGTGTCCGGTCGGGGACGGCCGACGACGGTGCATCCGGGCCGGGGTCTGCTGGTTCGCCGGGGCCGGTGGACGGCGTGACGTCGGGGATGACGATCGTCTCGCCGAGATCGGGCGTGTCGCTGCTGACCGCCTGCACTCCCACCATGGCGATCGCCGCACCAATCAATCCGGTCATAAGGACGATGAGCAATAGACGGCGACTTACGATCTCCAACGTATACGCGCTTGAGAACTACAGAATGAGACGTAGATAAGAGAACTCTCATCTACCCACAACACCGACATTAGCCCGCGATTGACCACTCGCCCTTCGGAATGATCTCCCCCCGGTTAGGATGTGGGAAGTTAGGTTAGCCTTACCTGATCAACCGGGGGTGCGCCCGTGCGGCTGTACATCACCGCGCTCAAACCGACCGACTCGGTCACCCACGGATTCCTCCCCGCCGCCCGCGCTCTCGGCTGCCGGATCACCATCCTCACCGACCGGCCCGAGCAGCACGCCGACGGCGAGCACGAGGTGCTGGCCTGCGACGTCCGCGACCCACGCGCCATCATCGACGCCATCACCCACCACCACAGACCCGACGCCGTCTTCACCAACTCCGACCACATCCAGGCCGAGACCGCCCTGGCCGCCGCCTACTTCGGCCTGCCCGGCAAGGACTGGCGGGCCTGCCTCACCGCCAAGAACAAGGCGCTCACCCGGCGCCGGCTGGCCGACGCGGGCGTGGAACGCGTCCGCAGCCTGCGGCTCGCCCCCGGCGACCCGATCCCCGACGACACGCCGCTGCCCGCCGTCGTCAAACCACGTGAAGGCGTGGCCAGCGAAGACGTCGTCCTGGTCAAGGACACCACCGAGCTGGCCGAAGCCGTCGCGGCCATACGCGCCCGGCGGCCCGGACAGGCCCTGGTCGTCGAGGAGTACCTGCAAGGCCCCCTGTACACCCTCGAAACGCTCGGCGACGGTCGCACCACCCGCGTGCTCGGCGGGTTCGCCACCACGCTGGGCCCCCTCCCCCACTTCGTGGAGGAGCGGCTGGACTGGTCGCCGCCGCCCGCGGCCGACCACGTGACGACGGCGCTGGCCGCGCTCGGCGTCGGCTTCGGCGCCTGCCACACCGAGTACGTCGTCACCGCGAGCGGGCCGCGCATCATCGAGGTGAACTACCGCGTGATCGGCGACCACTGCGACTTCCTGCTCGCCGACCTGCTCGGCGTACCGCTGTTCGAGCAGATCCTGCGGGTGCACCTGGGCGAGCCGCTGCCCGCCCCGCCCCCGCCCGTCACCGGTCACGGCGCGGCGGTGAGCCTGGTCGCCGACCGCTCCGGCGTGATCACCGAGGCACCGCCCGTGGTCACCCCCGGCGACGGCGATCCGGTGCGGTTGTGGCACCGCCCGCTGCGCGCCGTGGGCGAGCGCGTAGAGGTCGGCCACACCAACCGCGACTACCTCGGCATCGTCCGCGCCATCGGCCCCGACCGCCGCGCGGTGGACGCCGCCGTCGAGGCGTTCCGCGCCGAGCATCCCTGGCGGATCGACCCGGTGGAGGCCGGGTGAGCACGCAGACCGAGGCGACGGCCGACGGGCGCGAGTCGTACATCGCCACGCGGGTACTCGACGCGCTGTTACGCGAGGACTACGGCGGGCTCGCGCAGCGGATCACCCGCGGCCGGGACGGCGTGGCGTTGGAGCTCCCCGGCGGACGCCGGGTGCGGCTGGTCACCGGATCGCTCTACCAGGACTTCATGGTCGCGCCCGACCAGCAGCTCCGCCTCGCGGAGGTCATGGACGCGCTCGACGCCGTGGCCGACCCCGCCGACGCCGCCGGCGTGCGCGCCCTTGCGGAGGAGTGCCGAGCGGCGGTACGCGCCCACGAGCTGCTCGACGCCCGGCGCGAGGAGGTGCTGTCCCGCCTCGGCGACGGCTCCATCCGCTACGAGACGCTGGCCGCGTTCGCCGACCACCCCGTCTACCCCACCTCCCGCGCCCGGTACGGGCTCACCGAGGACGACCTGCTCGCCTACGCGCCCGAGTTCGCCCCGTCCTTCGAGCTTCGCTGGGCGGCCGTGCCGCGCTCCCGCGCCCGCGACTTCCCCCGCGCCCCCTCCTTCGCCGCGGTCGGCCTGCCCGACCTGAGCGCCTCCCACGCGCTG
It contains:
- the nudC gene encoding NAD(+) diphosphatase — protein: MENVTEEGLVGPLLLARSAIDRAAALRGDAERLKRLWAEESTRVMVVENGRTLLRRDGEEARIVFLAPHRAPAGERYLLGVDAEGVAYFAVAAPLPAVGEGVRRVGGDGAQRMATPMRLAEVADGEVVSAGLRQAGALLNDRDAGLMVYAVALEAWHATHEFCPRCGSRTEVRAGGHIRVCPADSSQHFPRVDPAVIMLVRDDLDRCLLARGPQWPEGRFSVLAGFVEPGESLEHAVIREVAEEVGVTVTAPRYMGSQPWPFPRSLMLGFFARAVSTEITCDVEEIAEARWFTRDELAAALHAGEVRLPPQVSIARRLIETWYGGFLPGD
- a CDS encoding sortase domain-bontaining protein, which produces MTGTRRSSPSWTADRTAVRSPRPGGAAHRHRTGPAVFYRLGKLRKGDEIRVERADGTAVVFTVRRLARHPKSRVPDAEVYGSRGRPELRLITCGGSFDRTRRSCRDNIVVFAANAEERR
- a CDS encoding ATP-grasp domain-containing protein, with the protein product MRLYITALKPTDSVTHGFLPAARALGCRITILTDRPEQHADGEHEVLACDVRDPRAIIDAITHHHRPDAVFTNSDHIQAETALAAAYFGLPGKDWRACLTAKNKALTRRRLADAGVERVRSLRLAPGDPIPDDTPLPAVVKPREGVASEDVVLVKDTTELAEAVAAIRARRPGQALVVEEYLQGPLYTLETLGDGRTTRVLGGFATTLGPLPHFVEERLDWSPPPAADHVTTALAALGVGFGACHTEYVVTASGPRIIEVNYRVIGDHCDFLLADLLGVPLFEQILRVHLGEPLPAPPPPVTGHGAAVSLVADRSGVITEAPPVVTPGDGDPVRLWHRPLRAVGERVEVGHTNRDYLGIVRAIGPDRRAVDAAVEAFRAEHPWRIDPVEAG